From Virgibacillus ihumii, the proteins below share one genomic window:
- a CDS encoding CsxC family protein yields the protein MSDSKKVQDECKVTSNISECKNRPVKPNVSIGKIISRVPVVLAEVALQMNLDATITFPEPVLEIKDVKKQVNLTQCRLLLPSHKLFVKGFVRKNIQYASPSSEIEANTTKTVASDLHSFTVDVPFDCVTEIDDFLSMPVMPEVNKREEFDFAVSKGLPAGFPEKDELLTSDLSQFHQESSQFYNDLPFGELLSSKIIEWDEAVDRVPLPNSVPFHEGYFTTIEEKMVLDICLKVLQSQQIRVCSTTNDHHNEPCGDNGEADCTPDFASELE from the coding sequence ATGTCAGACTCAAAGAAAGTACAGGACGAATGTAAAGTAACGTCAAATATAAGCGAATGTAAAAATCGGCCAGTTAAACCGAATGTAAGCATTGGAAAAATCATATCAAGGGTACCAGTAGTATTAGCTGAAGTTGCCCTGCAGATGAATTTGGATGCAACCATCACGTTTCCGGAGCCTGTGCTGGAAATAAAAGATGTAAAAAAGCAAGTGAATTTGACACAATGCAGATTATTACTGCCAAGCCACAAACTGTTTGTGAAGGGATTTGTCCGTAAAAATATCCAATATGCAAGTCCAAGCAGCGAAATAGAGGCAAATACCACAAAAACAGTAGCATCAGATTTGCATTCTTTCACAGTGGATGTTCCATTTGATTGTGTAACCGAAATAGACGACTTTTTGTCCATGCCGGTAATGCCGGAAGTGAATAAACGTGAGGAATTCGACTTCGCGGTTTCAAAAGGTTTGCCTGCTGGTTTTCCTGAAAAGGACGAATTGTTGACCAGCGATCTTTCGCAATTTCATCAGGAGAGCAGTCAGTTTTATAATGACCTTCCTTTTGGTGAACTGCTTTCCAGTAAAATCATTGAATGGGATGAAGCGGTTGATAGAGTTCCTTTGCCTAATTCTGTCCCTTTCCACGAAGGTTATTTTACTACAATTGAGGAAAAAATGGTGCTTGATATTTGCTTGAAGGTCCTGCAATCTCAGCAAATCCGTGTATGCTCGACTACAAATGATCATCATAATGAGCCGTGCGGTGATAATGGCGAAGCAGATTGTACACCCGACTTTGCATCTGAACTGGAATAA
- a CDS encoding CsxC family protein gives MRKNTGCGNGHKHCPPLPANDKVKSKSLFTASEQFAPPNTEEATAILGDVFIQTLTEADIYLPTYARAVKNIEKNVSLTQCKAIPVVGNPTSAKILIDGIVHNNIQYVEDAYGVVKDYSVDVPFSAFDQIDLADDVDDPFGINFSIKDNILQRRELADNGMAADRCEFGSVTFEINNEPIRCKLLASLVNELDLLKHFDNWGRFNKITEKLDINLVIKLTQKQQIWPTPANGNNCTSDSADGSSASDAQTPANNWESVYSKFRRMTGY, from the coding sequence ATGAGGAAGAATACTGGCTGCGGGAACGGACATAAACATTGTCCTCCACTACCAGCTAATGACAAAGTAAAGTCAAAAAGCTTGTTTACGGCCTCTGAGCAGTTTGCTCCCCCTAATACCGAAGAAGCAACAGCTATTCTTGGTGATGTGTTCATTCAAACGTTGACCGAGGCTGATATTTATTTGCCCACGTATGCTAGAGCAGTCAAAAACATTGAGAAAAACGTTTCCTTAACACAATGTAAAGCAATTCCTGTTGTTGGAAATCCAACCAGTGCGAAAATTTTAATAGATGGGATAGTCCACAATAATATTCAATACGTTGAAGATGCCTATGGAGTAGTGAAAGATTATAGTGTTGATGTTCCATTTTCAGCATTTGATCAAATAGACCTCGCTGATGATGTTGATGATCCTTTTGGAATAAACTTCAGTATCAAAGACAATATATTACAACGCAGAGAACTCGCTGACAACGGAATGGCTGCCGATCGTTGTGAATTCGGATCCGTTACGTTTGAAATTAATAATGAACCAATAAGGTGCAAACTGCTGGCATCTCTGGTTAATGAGCTGGATTTGCTCAAACACTTTGATAACTGGGGACGCTTCAACAAAATAACAGAAAAACTGGATATTAACCTTGTCATTAAACTAACTCAAAAACAACAAATTTGGCCAACACCTGCAAATGGAAATAATTGTACTTCGGATAGCGCTGATGGATCATCAGCATCTGACGCGCAAACACCTGCAAATAACTGGGAATCAGTATACAGCAAGTTTAGAAGAATGACTGGTTATTAA
- a CDS encoding Mov34/MPN/PAD-1 family protein, translating to MLKKIVIPQTIYNEMLEHGRWNLPNEACGLLAGNDHHVHSIWQLKNEWKSVKRFFVSKDNVDETIKKIEYRKEQVIAVYHTHPVSAPVPSFYDIAHHPDANIKMMIISYKKNPPSAKCYTIQNSDCEECPFSIETLP from the coding sequence GTGCTAAAAAAAATAGTTATTCCGCAGACTATCTACAATGAAATGCTGGAACATGGACGCTGGAATTTGCCGAATGAAGCTTGTGGGTTATTAGCGGGAAATGATCATCATGTGCATTCTATCTGGCAGTTAAAGAATGAATGGAAGTCTGTAAAACGTTTTTTTGTAAGTAAAGACAATGTTGATGAAACGATTAAAAAGATTGAATACCGGAAGGAACAAGTCATAGCTGTCTATCATACCCACCCTGTTTCAGCACCTGTTCCTTCTTTTTATGATATCGCTCATCATCCTGATGCAAATATAAAAATGATGATTATCTCTTATAAAAAAAACCCCCCTTCAGCAAAATGCTATACTATCCAAAATTCGGACTGTGAGGAATGCCCCTTTTCAATAGAAACTCTACCATAG
- a CDS encoding surface carbohydrate biosynthesis protein: MKKSKGWLYLPIEVKVRETDAKLLLAYYAAKEGYRVVTGDHVMVEMASEVYPKGIFFSKGYSHGVRKRVITNAEHYGHTIVELDEEGLLIKPKQYIRDRMRRDMLQLVKQEYCWGNYQKKVIHDVNPDFEQKCFVTGNLRFDLLKPKFSRIYQKEAEGIIHKYGKFVLINTRFTRYNTPKGKQENVYFQDIKALYYHFLALVKEMSVKYPRMNFIIRPHPGEDFNSYQKEFAHYKNVYIIHEGNIIKWLMAAEVVIHNGCTSGIETFLLGKPLISYVPISSKKKGMNLPNQLGMKAASNAEVAAGLSAVLKNDNKESFNHYEKDLYDFCEWSADTYSYETILRLCSTISLPESPGVFSLPQKTFSIKNKKQRKRRFSLTEEEIYNFFGKLDEIEDEVSPIYIKKLGKNLFKIEREMD; the protein is encoded by the coding sequence ATGAAAAAAAGTAAGGGATGGTTATATCTGCCCATAGAAGTAAAAGTTAGGGAAACAGATGCCAAGCTGCTTTTGGCATACTATGCAGCTAAAGAAGGCTATCGGGTTGTGACGGGAGACCATGTGATGGTTGAAATGGCATCGGAAGTGTATCCAAAGGGCATTTTTTTCTCAAAAGGTTATTCTCATGGGGTCAGAAAAAGAGTTATTACAAATGCTGAACATTATGGTCATACAATAGTTGAACTGGATGAAGAAGGGTTATTAATAAAACCGAAACAATATATAAGGGATCGAATGCGAAGGGATATGCTGCAACTAGTAAAACAGGAGTATTGTTGGGGAAATTATCAAAAAAAGGTTATTCATGATGTCAATCCTGATTTTGAACAAAAGTGCTTTGTTACAGGGAATCTGCGGTTCGATCTCCTCAAGCCGAAATTCAGCAGAATCTATCAGAAGGAAGCGGAAGGGATCATTCATAAATATGGAAAGTTTGTTTTAATCAACACGAGATTTACCCGATATAATACCCCAAAAGGTAAGCAGGAAAATGTTTATTTCCAGGATATAAAAGCATTATATTATCATTTTCTGGCGCTCGTTAAAGAAATGTCTGTAAAATATCCGAGAATGAATTTTATTATCAGGCCGCATCCTGGCGAGGATTTCAACTCCTATCAGAAGGAGTTTGCCCACTACAAAAATGTCTATATTATCCATGAAGGAAACATTATAAAGTGGCTTATGGCTGCTGAGGTTGTAATACACAACGGATGTACATCCGGTATTGAAACTTTTTTGCTTGGGAAACCTTTAATCTCCTATGTTCCTATTTCCTCCAAGAAAAAGGGAATGAACCTGCCGAATCAACTGGGGATGAAAGCTGCCAGTAATGCTGAAGTTGCTGCCGGTTTATCCGCCGTTTTAAAAAATGATAATAAGGAATCATTTAATCATTACGAAAAGGATTTATACGATTTCTGTGAATGGTCGGCAGACACATATTCGTATGAAACCATTTTGCGTTTATGCAGTACAATTTCATTGCCGGAATCACCTGGAGTATTCTCATTGCCCCAGAAAACATTCAGCATAAAAAACAAAAAACAACGCAAACGCCGCTTCTCGCTGACTGAGGAAGAAATATACAACTTTTTTGGAAAACTGGATGAAATAGAAGATGAAGTCAGTCCAATATATATTAAGAAACTGGGAAAAAATCTGTTTAAGATCGAAAGGGAAATGGATTGA
- a CDS encoding SDR family NAD(P)-dependent oxidoreductase: protein MYFKGKKILVIGGTGTIGKRIIQSIMEENPELIKVYSRDEYKQHQLRLESGENLHTIIGDIRDYDSLLSAMQDVDYVFLLAAMKHVDLCESNPYEAIKTNVYGTNNVIKAAISQNVKKVVFTSSDKAISPTNTYGATKLIAERLISQAEYNKAEGQTVFASVRFGNVMGSRGSVIPLFKERILKNKKIAVTDTNMTRFMMTADQASQLTIKALKEAKGGEVFVLKMPVIKLGDLAGAIIEETCKNYDLNHKEIEIEVIGLRPGEKMYEELMTADESRVAWEFSDMYVISGIAGRHQSYSNARKATPGEYSSKSQKSMNLKELRALLKETALI from the coding sequence GTGTATTTTAAAGGAAAAAAAATTTTAGTCATTGGAGGTACAGGAACCATAGGGAAACGTATCATCCAATCTATCATGGAAGAAAATCCGGAACTTATTAAGGTATATAGCCGTGATGAATATAAACAGCATCAATTACGACTGGAATCCGGTGAAAATTTGCATACCATTATTGGAGATATCCGTGATTATGATAGTTTGCTGTCCGCTATGCAGGACGTTGACTATGTATTTCTTCTGGCTGCAATGAAGCATGTTGATTTGTGTGAGAGTAATCCTTACGAAGCAATTAAGACAAATGTATATGGTACAAATAATGTAATTAAAGCTGCTATTTCCCAAAATGTAAAAAAAGTAGTATTTACCAGTTCGGATAAGGCAATCTCGCCTACGAATACGTATGGTGCAACAAAACTGATTGCAGAGAGGTTAATTTCACAGGCTGAGTATAACAAAGCAGAAGGACAAACGGTATTTGCAAGTGTCCGGTTTGGCAATGTAATGGGGTCAAGAGGATCGGTTATCCCCCTTTTTAAAGAACGGATTTTGAAAAACAAAAAAATTGCTGTTACTGATACCAATATGACCCGATTTATGATGACAGCCGATCAGGCCTCGCAATTGACCATAAAAGCCTTAAAAGAGGCAAAGGGCGGAGAGGTATTTGTGCTTAAAATGCCTGTCATAAAACTCGGTGACCTGGCGGGTGCCATCATCGAAGAAACATGTAAAAATTATGATTTGAATCATAAGGAAATAGAGATAGAGGTAATAGGCCTGAGACCCGGCGAAAAGATGTATGAAGAGTTAATGACAGCTGATGAATCGCGCGTCGCTTGGGAGTTTTCCGATATGTATGTGATATCCGGAATTGCTGGCAGACATCAATCGTACAGCAATGCCCGGAAAGCAACTCCGGGAGAATACAGTTCAAAAAGTCAAAAGTCAATGAACCTTAAAGAACTGCGTGCATTATTGAAGGAAACAGCTTTGATTTAA
- a CDS encoding aldo/keto reductase, with product MIKILTSISNIIIGTAQFGMDYGVTNRHGRTTKDEVVKILRYCRQHNIHTIDTAASYGESEEIVGELITDSFFSIYSKTPYLNTGTITNRELNLVDKTFRQTLNKFKVNHIKGIFVHNANDLLVKNSNRLFQLLMDWKNTGLIKKIGVSVYDENQINKLMGNYDIDVFQIPINIYDQRLIHSNILNKMKRRNIEIHARSIFLQGVLLSSSEALPGNLKSLEPVHQKLESFLYHHGLTKLEGALKFISQIKQLDSMVVGINNLNHITEFIEAFNNLCEKTINFHDFQVNNLNIIDPRKW from the coding sequence GTGATTAAAATTCTAACCAGTATCTCAAATATTATTATAGGTACGGCACAATTTGGAATGGATTATGGGGTAACAAACCGACACGGAAGAACAACGAAAGACGAGGTAGTAAAGATATTAAGATACTGCAGGCAACACAATATTCATACCATTGATACTGCAGCCAGTTATGGGGAAAGCGAAGAAATAGTTGGAGAATTAATTACAGATTCATTCTTTTCCATTTATTCCAAGACACCCTATTTAAATACCGGCACAATAACCAACAGAGAATTAAACCTAGTTGATAAAACGTTTCGTCAAACATTGAATAAATTTAAAGTGAATCATATAAAAGGTATTTTTGTTCATAATGCCAATGATCTGCTGGTGAAAAACAGTAATAGATTGTTTCAATTATTAATGGATTGGAAAAATACGGGTTTAATAAAAAAAATAGGTGTTTCGGTTTATGATGAAAATCAAATAAACAAATTGATGGGAAATTATGACATTGATGTTTTTCAGATACCAATTAATATTTATGATCAACGATTAATTCATTCCAATATATTAAACAAGATGAAAAGAAGAAATATAGAAATTCATGCAAGATCGATTTTCCTGCAAGGTGTATTATTGTCGAGTTCTGAAGCTTTGCCCGGCAATCTTAAATCGCTGGAACCCGTCCACCAAAAATTAGAATCGTTTCTTTACCACCATGGATTAACGAAATTGGAAGGTGCTTTAAAGTTCATATCGCAAATTAAACAACTGGATTCAATGGTAGTTGGTATCAATAATCTTAATCATATAACGGAATTTATTGAAGCTTTTAATAATCTTTGCGAGAAAACTATCAATTTCCATGATTTTCAGGTTAATAATCTAAATATTATAGATCCGCGGAAATGGTAA